A stretch of DNA from Coccidioides posadasii str. Silveira chromosome 1, complete sequence:
ATATGCACTGTAATGATCAGCTTTTCAGCTTCTAGATTAAGAGTTTTTCAACttcatgtatgtatgtacagtacaaCGAAGATATTATCTCCTTAAAACTGGAAATATCTTGGAGGTGCCCAGTGCACTATTTGTGGATTGGTGACCGGTTGCGACGCGATATCCCATTTGAGTGTCAGCGAAACCTAAAGAATGGAGAGGAATGTATCATCTCTCCAAATCTTCGGGGCCGAATGAATCTGGAAGAAGCTGCAGTTCAGGTTAACCATCGACCTCAGCCTCATGGATGGGAGTGGGCAGAATGGAACGGAACCTACTTCTCCCATAGTCTTCATCACGTATTTGCCATCGTTGCCGTACATGTAGACTGGGAACGACGGGGGGCAAAATTGGCGCATACTATATTGTTCGAGATGGATTAATAGGGTATGAATTCGTGGCTCTCTGATAATAGCACGGAGCGTAGTTCCGGTTCGATCACACTTACAACTGTCTACATGATCCGCATGGTGATGTTCCAGGGATGATATCGGAAGCCACAGCGACGGCTTTGAATGACCTATGACCCGCTGTCTATCCTGAGATGTTAGTTCTAAGGGAAGCAAGACAGACTCTAGCTCTGCAGAACTGGTACGGGCAACCCGACTATACACACTCCTGGGGAAGCGGGGGAATGTGTCTCGCTGGAATGGACTAACCACGGCAGTGCCAAAAACACATTTTTCGGCGCAGATCCCCACAGGATAGCTGGCGTTTTCGACGTTGGCTCCGACGAAAAAGGTCCCATCTTCTGCGAGAAGGCTGGCACCGACTCGAAATTTAGAGTATGGGCCTTACAGGCATGACTATCATTAGCACCATGTCCCTGACCAACTTTCAAGACGAAGTTTCACAAGACGAACAATATGCAACGTCCTTTGCGCCGATGGCTTTGGCGGAAAGGGTGGCCAACTCGGCTTCTGTAAGAGCGGTTGCGGCCATCTTTgcaatctttttcttttgttgtccTTTTCCTCTTGTGGTGGGGTCGTCGTCGAGAGTATATTACAAGTTTTGCGGATTGGAAAGAGTTTCATTCGCAGGCTGCGGACGGGCCGGCGTCTTTTTAAGCATCGACGTCACCCGCGCGTCCCGTCATCAGAGAGACAAAGTTCGGGGAGAGTTATTTCATCACCTCTACGGAGCAATCTGGTAAAAATTCAACCTCAAGCCCGAAATTCGCCCAGTGTTCGGAGCAAGACGAGTTCGCACTAACCACTGTAGGATCCCGCCGCGAGACTGACGTGAAGCTCAGCGG
This window harbors:
- a CDS encoding uncharacterized protein (EggNog:ENOG410PPBI~COG:F); this encodes MAATALTEAELATLSAKAIGAKDVAYCPYSKFRVGASLLAEDGTFFVGANVENASYPVGICAEKCVFGTAVTAGHRSFKAVAVASDIIPGTSPCGSCRQFMRQFCPPSFPVYMYGNDGKYVMKTMGELLPDSFGPEDLER